The following proteins are co-located in the Pseudarthrobacter siccitolerans genome:
- a CDS encoding peptidoglycan-binding protein, producing MEQEMRPLTDDELIAEQATALPDKEVASVLDLNADLDLGIDAAAPIDLAVAANANVAAPIDAAASANILSFGSDAQALADQGVMIDQGIVADANAESTQDSIIDQGNDTIDGGTPDSTGGDTIDGGTAADGGTVLPDGTGTDGLVPDGGLGDALPDVGALPVDPAAALDGDLLNVNVDLAADADIAAPINGAVAANANVAAPIDAAVAANIGSIDSQAYAVADQDALITQHIEGEANASADQQSNLEQ from the coding sequence ATGGAACAGGAAATGCGTCCCTTGACCGACGACGAACTGATCGCAGAACAGGCAACGGCTTTGCCGGACAAGGAAGTTGCCTCTGTCCTTGACCTGAACGCTGACCTTGATCTGGGAATTGACGCGGCAGCGCCCATCGACCTCGCCGTTGCGGCCAACGCCAACGTGGCAGCCCCGATCGACGCGGCGGCCTCGGCCAACATTCTCTCCTTCGGCTCGGATGCGCAGGCACTGGCGGACCAGGGCGTCATGATCGATCAGGGCATCGTGGCGGACGCAAACGCCGAGTCCACGCAGGACAGCATCATCGACCAGGGCAACGACACCATCGACGGCGGCACCCCCGACAGCACCGGCGGGGACACCATCGACGGCGGAACCGCGGCCGACGGCGGCACCGTCCTCCCCGACGGAACGGGCACCGACGGGCTCGTCCCCGACGGCGGACTGGGCGACGCCCTGCCCGACGTCGGCGCACTGCCCGTGGATCCCGCTGCTGCCCTGGACGGCGACCTGCTCAACGTCAACGTGGACCTGGCGGCCGATGCGGATATCGCTGCTCCCATCAACGGTGCCGTGGCAGCCAACGCCAACGTGGCCGCCCCCATCGACGCCGCCGTGGCCGCGAACATCGGCTCCATCGACAGCCAGGCCTACGCCGTGGCGGACCAGGACGCACTGATCACCCAGCACATCGAGGGCGAAGCCAACGCCTCCGCTGACCAGCAGTCCAACCTCGAACAGTAA